A single window of Aquarana catesbeiana isolate 2022-GZ linkage group LG10, ASM4218655v1, whole genome shotgun sequence DNA harbors:
- the LOC141110722 gene encoding uncharacterized protein → MEKYNKKSNLNREQQKALNSLKNNTEITIKASDKGGNIVLMDNAKYEKMCFNILNDTKCYKKISPSTVDKFNQEFFSLVDESVNEGVIDKDTWDFIRTRHPRQPTFYALPKVHKKLNDPPGRPIISGNGSITEGISQIIDQYLRPHVMELPSYTRDTIHLLQILDGISIPSSALLATVDVESLYNSIPHHLGIAAIERVLQQRATTDWKFNAFILTMLDYILRHNTFLFKGSHYLQVQGVAMGTCCAPSYANLYLGEWEREFLQGEAASVYTRHICMWQRYIDDLFIIWDGPPELLRDCLKLMNNNAFNLFFTMTSDTHEVNFLDITIFKNSEGGLSSKLYRKETAGNTLLHANSFHPEPLKRSIPYSQFLRLKRNCSNNEDFQHEADKLTIRLMNRGYSKSSLKKAFNRVKQTNRRDLIFSKKPTKEDDTTRIIVRFSNEHFKINKIISKYWSILTDDPILKGLIGPKPQITYRKPGSIGNALIQSEYKGTARKDPCKTWGTYPCGSCAQCPVIGRRTTLALPNGESFSLRHFANCKTQGVVYLMQCQCGAFYVGKTRQEFRKRVDKHMQSMQIGNLYLPLGRHVARYHNYRLPSVNFTVLDRIHLPLRGGDWNKVLLQREMRWIRYLRATTPPGLNETESFRPFLEGFSSGKTD, encoded by the coding sequence atggaaaaatacaacaaaaaaagcaaCCTAAATCGGGAACAACAAAAGGCATTAAACTCCCTTAAAAACAACACAGAAATTACAATCAAAGCATCGGACAAGGGAGGGAACATCGTCCTTATGGACAATGCCAAATACGAAAAAATGTGCTTTAACATATTGAATGATACCAAATGCTATAAAAAGATTTCTCCCTCCACAGTAGACAAATTCAACCAGGAATTCTTCTCCCTGGTGGATGAATCTGTCAATGAAGGGGTAATAGATAAAGACACGTGGGATTTTATACGCACTAGACATCCACGTCAACCCACCTTTTatgcactacccaaagtgcataaaaaactaaatgacccaccagggagacctatCATTTCCGGGAATGGTTCCATCACAGAGGGGATCAGCCAAATAATAGATCAATACCTGAGACCCCATGTAATGGAACTTCCATCGTATACAAGGGATACCATACATCTATTGCAAATCCTCGATGGAATATCCATTCCCAGTTCAGCTCTACTTGCTACAGTGGATGTGGAATCGCTGTATAATAGTATCCCACACCACTTAGGCATAGCTGCAATTGAACGTGTCCTACAACAAAGAGCAACAACAGACTGGAAATTCAATGCATTCATTCTAACTATGCTGGACTACATCCTCAGACACAACACCTTCCttttcaagggctcccactacctccaggtgcagggagtggctatggggacgtgctgcgcaccctcctatgccaacctgtacctgggggagtgggagagggagttcctacagggggaggcagcgtctgtgtacactcgccacatatgtatgtggcagaggtacatagacgatctcttcatcatctgggacggcccccctgaATTATTGAGGGACTGTCTAAAGCTGATGAACAACAATGCTTTTAACCTGTTTTTCACTATGACCTCGGATACCCATGAAGTAAATTTCCTGGACATTACCATCTTTAAAAACTCTGAGGGCGGACTATCAAGTAAACTTTACAGAAAGGAGACTGCTGGCAACACCCTGTTGCATGCAAACAGCTTTCACCCGGAACCTCTGAAAAGATCCATTCCCTACAGCCAGTTTCTCCGCCTTAAAAGAAACTGCAGTAACAACGAAGACTTTCAACACGAAGCGGACAAACTTACCATTAGGCTCATGAACAGAGGCTACTCcaaatcctctttaaaaaaagcGTTCAACCGAGTTAAGCAAACCAATAGAAGGGATTTAATCTTCTCAAAGAAACCAACCAAAGAAGACGACACTACAAGGATTATTGTGAGATTTTCTAATGAgcattttaaaatcaataaaattatctcaaaatattggtccatccttacagatgatccaatcctgaaaggactaattggtcctaaaccccaaatcacctatagaaaacctggctcaataggaaatgcactcatccaaagtgaatacaagggcacggcaagaaaggacccctgtaaaacatggggtacatacccatgtggttcctgtgcccaatgtccagtcatcggtaggaggaccacactggcactgcctaatggggaaagtttttccctgcgtcattttgccaattgcaagacgcagggtgtggtatacctcatgcagtgccagtgtggtgccttctacgtgggcaaaacaagacaggaatttagaaaacgtgtcgacaaacatatgcaaagtatgcaaatcggcaacttgtatctgcctttgggaaggcatgttgccagatatcacaattaccgactaccctcggtgaacttcacagtccttgataggattcatttgccactcagagggggagactggaacaaggtcctcctccagcgtgaaatgcgctggataaggtaccttagggccactacccccccaggcctaaatgaaaccgaaagtttcagacccttcttggagggcttcagctcggggaaaacggattaa